From one Tachysurus vachellii isolate PV-2020 chromosome 23, HZAU_Pvac_v1, whole genome shotgun sequence genomic stretch:
- the LOC132839017 gene encoding GTPase IMAP family member 4-like — MATATTDIEHVKIVLLGGRWGGKSSCGNTILNKEVFGSDEQTEVCIMDTNKIAGMQVTVVDTPSWNWVPAEASSDELKQELKRSVEMLGEGPHAFLLVYPLGAPFLKRHKIAVEEHLALLGAYIWDCTMVLFSRGDWLGEVTIEQHIEGAKEEFKWLVDRCENRYHVLNNKVKTDEMQVIELLEKIQRMIRRKRKRSKDEPPLMAGETPATAEHGETSGTQKKLK; from the exons ATGGCAACAGCTACAACAG ATATAGAACATGTGAAGATCGTATTGCTGGGTGGAAGGTGGGGAGGAAAAAGTTCCTGTGGAAACACCATCCTGAATAAGGAGGTGTTTGGAAGCGATGAACAAACAGAAGTCTGCATAATGGATACAAACAAAATTGCAGGCATGCAAGTGACCGTGGTTGATACACCAAGTTGGAACTGGGTTCCTGCAGAAGCCTCATCAGATGAACTTAAGCAGGAACTCAAGCGCAGTGTTGAGATGCTCGGCGAAGGGCCCCATGCCTTTCTACTGGTTTATCCATTAGGAGCTCCGTTTTTGAAGAGACACAAAATTGCTGTGGAAGAACACTTGGCACTTTTGGGTGCTTATATTTGGGACTGCACTATGGTCTTGTTCTCTCGGGGAGATTGGTTAGGAGAGGTTACCATTGAGCAGCATATCGAAGGAGCAAAGGAAGAATTCAAGTGGTTGGTGGATCGGTGTGAGAATAGGTATCATGTTCTCAATAATAAGGTGAAGACAGATGAGATGCAGGTCATTGAACTCCTGGAGAAGATCCAAAGGATGATtcgaagaaaaagaaagagaagcaaGGACGAGCCACCTTTAA tgGCTGGAGAAACACCTGCAACAGCTGAACATGGAGAAACCTCAGGCACTCAAAAGAAACTTAAATAA